One Xiphophorus maculatus strain JP 163 A chromosome 10, X_maculatus-5.0-male, whole genome shotgun sequence genomic region harbors:
- the LOC102230074 gene encoding hemoglobin subunit alpha-D-like yields the protein MLSKKEKKLIKEMWERLTPVAEDIGSEALLRMFASYPGTKTYFSHLDISPGSAHLSSHGKKIVLAIAEGAKDISQLTVTLAPLQTLHAYQLRIDPTNFKLLSHCMLVTLACYLGSEFTPVAHAAMDKFLSAFAAVLSEKYR from the exons ATGCTGTccaagaaggagaagaagctgATTAAGGAGATGTGGGAGCGTCTGACTCCGGTGGCCGAAGACATCGGCTCTGAAGCTCTGCTCAG GATGTTTGCTTCGTATCCGGGAACCAAGACGTATTTCTCCCACCTGGACATCAGCCCTGGCTCCGCCCACCTCTCCTCCCACGGGAAGAAGATCGTCCTCGCCATCGCCGAGGGTGCCAAGGACATCAGCCAGCTGACCGTCACGCTGGCGCCGCTGCAGACGCTGCACGCCTACCAGTTGCGGATAGATCCCACCAACTTCAAG ctgctctcTCACTGTATGCTGGTCACGCTGGCCTGCTACCTGGGGTCAGAGTTCACGCCGGTCGCTCACGCTGCCATGGACAAGTTCCTGTCAGCCTTCGCTGCCGTTCTCTCAGAGAAATACAGATGA
- the LOC102230337 gene encoding hemoglobin subunit beta-1-like has product MVAWSDQERSIITSIFSNLDYNDVGPKALIRCLIVYPWTQRYFASFGNLYNADAIKTNPNIQAHGTKVLHGLDRAVKNMDDIKTTYAELSVLHSEKLHVDPDNFKLLADCLTIVIAAKMGSGFTPEIQATFQKFLAVVVSALGKQYH; this is encoded by the exons ATGGTAGCCTGGTCCGATCAGGAGCGCAGCATCATCACCTCCATCTTCTCCAACCTGGACTATAACGATGTGGGCCCCAAGGCTCTCATCAG GTGTCTGATCGTCTACCCCTGGACTCAGAGGTACTTCGCCAGCTTCGGTAACCTCTACAATGCTGACGCCATCAAGACCAACCCGAACATCCAGGCCCACGGAACCAAGGTTCTGCACGGCCTGGACCGCGCCGTCAAGaacatggatgacatcaagaCCACCTACGCCGAGCTGAGCGTGCTGCACTCCGAGAAGCTGCACGTCGACCCGGACAACTTCAAG CTGCTGGCTGACTGCCTGACCATCGTCATCGCCGCCAAGATGGGCTCCGGCTTCACCCCGGAGATCCAGGCGACCTTCCAGAAGTTCCTGGCCGTGGTGGTGTCCGCCCTGGGGAAGCAGTACCACTGA